The Pseudomonas sp. FP2309 genomic sequence GACCATGCGTACCGGCGGCGATGACATCGCCCAGGCCATGGCGTTGATGGGCGTGCGTCCGGTGTGGGCCACGGGCAGCCAGCGCGTGGATGACTTTGAGATCCTGCCCATCAGCCTGCTGGACCGCCCGCGCGTCGACGTGACCTTGCGTGTGTCCGGGTTTTTCCGCGATGCATTCGCCAACCTGATCCGTTTGTTCGACGCGGCGGTGCAGGCGGTGGCGGCGCTGGACGAGCCGGACGATATGAACCCGTTGGCAGCCAAGGTGCGCAGTGAGCGCCTGGCCTTGCTCGCCTCCGGCGTGGATGTCGACACCGCCGCGAAACAGGCCGGTTGGCGCATCTTCGGCGCCAAGCCCGGTGCCTATGGCGCCGGCGTGCAAGGCGCAATTGACGGGCGCCTGTGGCAAAGCCGTGAGGACTTGGCGCAGGTCTACCTGAACTGGGGCGGCTACGCCTATGGCGGTTCCGATGAAGGCACCGCCGCCCGTGGCCAATTCGCCAGGCGCTTGAGCCAGGTGCAGGCCGTATTGCACAACCAGGACAACCGCGAGCATGACCTGCTCGATTCCAACGACTACTACCAATTCCAGGGCGGCATGCTTGCCGCCGTGGAAACCCTCAGCGGTGACAAGGCGGCCAGCTACCATGGCGACCATAGCCAGCCGGACTTACCAAAGGTTCGCACCTTGAAGGAAGAGCTCAACCGGGTAATCCGCTCCCGCGCCGCCAACCCCAAGTGGATCGACGGGGTGAAGCGCCACGGTTACAAAGGCGCGTTCGAAATGGCCGCAACCGTGGACAACCTGTTCGCCTTCGACGCCACCACCGGCTTGATCGACGATCATCAATACGCCTTGCTCACCGACGCTTACCTGCTCGACCCGGACACTCGGGCCTTTGTGCAACAGCACAACCCCGCCGCGTTGCGGGACATGACTGAACGCATGCTGGAAGCCCAGCAGCGTGGCCAATGGCAGGAGCCGGGGGCGTACCGCGAGGCGCTGGAAAACCTGTTGCTGGATATAGAAGAAGACAGTTGAGACGGCGATGCCGGGCCCGCTCACCACAAAAACGGGCCGGGTGCCTGCTTCAGGCCTGTTACGTACAAAAGGTGTGCTCATGACACAAGGCCCACTCATCCAGGATGTTTGCCTGTATTGCAGAATTAAAGAGAGCTCGGATGACTGATATTCCCCACTTCCCGCTGTCCGCCGTGGTCGGCGCCGACGCGTTGAAACTGGCGCTGTGCCTGACCGCCATCGACCCAAAGATCGGCGGCGTGCTGATCGAAGGTCCGCGCGGCATGGCCAAGTCCACCCTGGCCCGTGGCCTGGCCGACCTGTTGGCCAGCGGGCAGTTTGTCACGCTGCCCTTGGGCGCCACCGAAGAGCGCCTGGTCGGCACCCTTGATCTGGACGCGGCGCTGAGTGAAGGCCGCGCGCAGTTTTCGCCTGGGGTACTGGCCAAGGCCGATGGCGGCGTGCTGTACGTCGACGAGGTCAATTTGCTCGCCGATCACTTGGTGGACCTGTTGCTCGACGTGGCCGCCAGTGGCACCAACCTGATTGAGCGGGACGGTATCTCCCATCGGCATTCAGCGCGTTTTGTGCTGATCGGCACGATGAACCCGGAGGAGGGCGAGTTACGCCCGCAGTTGCTCGACCGCTTCGGTTTTAATGTGGCCCTGAGTGGGCAAACCTTGCCGGCCGAGCGCGGGCAGATCATCCGCCGACGCCTGGATTTCGACAGCGATCCGCAAGCGTTCTGCGCGCAGTGGGCAGCCGCACAAACCGCGTTGCGTGAGCGCTGCACGGCGGCGCGGGCGCGGCTCGAGCGGATTGCCCTGGATGACCGGGCGCTGGCGCAGATCACCGAGCGCTGCTTTGCCGCCGGCGTCGACGGGCTGCGGGCCGACCTCGTCTGGCTGCGCGGGGCCAGAGCCCATGCGGCGTGGCGTGGCGCGGATGAAATCGCGGAGGAAGACATCGAAGCCGTGGCCGAATTTGCGTTGCGTCATCGTCGCCAGGATTCGTCGCCACCGGCCAGCCCGCCGGATCAGGGCCAGCGCCCGCAACCGCAACCCTCCGACACCTCACCCGGCCAGGGCCAGTGGGGCGACATGCCCGCGCCGCCCCTGCCTACAGGGGCGCGCCGCGAGGTGCCCACCTGGCCAAAAAAGCCCTAGGCATTCGTCCCCGACCCGACGCGGCGGCGGATGCCCGGCCCCAGGCGGGGCGATTGGACAGAGGCAGGCAAGGCAAGGCTCGCAGCGTACAACAGGGTTCGATCAATTGGCCGGGCACCCTGCTTGGAGGGCGGCCGCGCTGCCGCGAGGATCTGCGGTTTCACCTGCGCAGTCGTTCGGAGCATCAGTTATGGCTGGTGATTGTCGACGCCTCCGCGTCCACGCGACGACATCGTGCCCTGACCGATGCCAAGGGCCTGCTGGCCCAGCTGTTTGACGACGCTTATCGGCAACGGGCGCGCATGGCGCTGTTGACCGCCAGCGGCCAATCGCCCGCCTGGCAGGTGCAAGGGCTCAAGGCGGCGAAAGGCTTGACGGGTTGGCTGGCGCAGTTGGGGGCGGGTGGCGGGACGCCCTTGCTGGCGGCCTTGACCCAGGCGCAGCAGTGGCTGGCGGCGCGGCGAAAGCGTTTTCCGGCCGAGCAACAGAAGGTGCTGGTCATTACCGACGGGCGACTCAAGCACATCAACGGCTTGCCGGCGCTGGACTGTGCGGGGGTGCTGGTGGATATCGAGCGGGGCCCGATCCGGTTGGGGCGGGCGCAAGCGCTGGCGGTTGGGTTGCAGTTGGACTATCGGCATATCGACAGCTTCCAGGGCCAGGGCGAGATCGGGAAGCGTCCTCCTTAAAAAGTCGAATCTTCCGACATTAATCACCGATAACCAATCTTTACTCTTTGGGCTTTCGCAGCTCAGGGATTGGAGACATGGCTTCCAGCGTTTCACCAAGCGTTTTTTTCGACCATACCCGCCACATTTTGTGGGTCCGCAACCTGGCGGCCCAGCTCGATGTCCTGGCCTTCGACGGCCAGGAGCACCTGAGTCAGCCGTTCCTTTATCGGGTGGAGTTCACCAGCACCGAACGTGACCTGGCCGCCGACAGCCTGCTCGGCCAGGACGCCAGTTTCAGTCTGCACGCCGCGCCCCGAACGCTGCCGCTGTTTAGCCTGAACCCGCCGCCCATCAAACCGCTGCGTACGCTGTATGGCGTGGTCACGGGCTTCAAACGCCTGTCCGGGTCCAACGACCAGGCTGTCTACGAGATTACCTTGCAGCCACGTCTGGCCCTGCTCGA encodes the following:
- a CDS encoding ATP-binding protein → MTDIPHFPLSAVVGADALKLALCLTAIDPKIGGVLIEGPRGMAKSTLARGLADLLASGQFVTLPLGATEERLVGTLDLDAALSEGRAQFSPGVLAKADGGVLYVDEVNLLADHLVDLLLDVAASGTNLIERDGISHRHSARFVLIGTMNPEEGELRPQLLDRFGFNVALSGQTLPAERGQIIRRRLDFDSDPQAFCAQWAAAQTALRERCTAARARLERIALDDRALAQITERCFAAGVDGLRADLVWLRGARAHAAWRGADEIAEEDIEAVAEFALRHRRQDSSPPASPPDQGQRPQPQPSDTSPGQGQWGDMPAPPLPTGARREVPTWPKKP
- a CDS encoding VWA domain-containing protein — encoded protein: MDRGRQGKARSVQQGSINWPGTLLGGRPRCREDLRFHLRSRSEHQLWLVIVDASASTRRHRALTDAKGLLAQLFDDAYRQRARMALLTASGQSPAWQVQGLKAAKGLTGWLAQLGAGGGTPLLAALTQAQQWLAARRKRFPAEQQKVLVITDGRLKHINGLPALDCAGVLVDIERGPIRLGRAQALAVGLQLDYRHIDSFQGQGEIGKRPP